From the genome of Rubripirellula reticaptiva:
TGGGTATTGTCGCAAGCGGGTACGTGTGGTTCAAACATCAAGATCGAGAATAGTGATTCGAGTGTTGCATTGATCAATGTGCCGAAAAATTCAGCGGGAGAGAGCTTTCACGTGATCTGCGAAGTCACCGATGACGGAGTTCCAAGTCTCACTAGCTACCGCAGAATCATTTTCGAGCCCATTAAATAAGAAACCGCGATTCACCAGCCGAACTAGGCGTCGCCGGAACGTATCCACTCGATTGTTAACGCGTGCGGCGAAGTTCAGCAGAACGTCTTGTTGCACGAGCCCGACTATCCGACCACAGGGTCGGTACTTGCAGTCGTACGTCAAGGCAAGCCCAAGTGCGGTGTAAATGCGGTGGGCGACGGACAGGATTCGCCGTGATCAGAACTGCTGATCGCGGCGGTCGTGACGTGATAGCCGTGGTCACTCATACTTACGCGATACAAACGAGCTATCGTGGATGTGACAGAGTGACCTTGCACCAAGTATGATCTTGGTTGGCGATTCAAGTGTGTTTCAGAGTCCACATTCCCACGAAGTTACGTCAGCTAGACGGCGCGACTTTGAAACAGATTTCCAGCGATTCGCCGACTCGATGTCGCCACCGTCGCTAGACGGTGGATGTGCCGCGATTTCAACGCTCTGGCGAGCGTAGCGACGCGATAGTGGCGTTTTTCAGTTAGCCCAATAACCAAGATACCCAACATGACTGCTCGAATTTTCGTTGTACTGATGTCCTTCGCCATATTAATTGGCATGAATCGCTCGGCGTTTGCGGATGGGTTTTCAATTTCGTGTGAGGAGTCGCAGGTTGCGATTAAATACGACGGCAAGCTTGTCACTAAGTATCACTACCGAGACGCTGAGGCGAGGAAGCCTTACTTTTGGCCAGTGATCGGACCAACCGGCAAGTCGATGACGCGGGCGTTTCCGATGGAGAATGTCGAGGGTGAGCAGCATGACCATCCTCACCATCGAGGCGTTTGGTTCGGTCACCAAGGTGTCGGAGGAACAGATGTTTGGTTAGAGGCCGCATCAAAGAATCTCAAAGGCGAAAAGCAACAAGAGTTCTTGGCGAGCTTGGGCACCATCACTCACACCGCGTTCACGGAAATCTCGGCCAACCAAGATCACGCCGTGATTCGCTCAACAAACGACTACTTGGATTCGGCTGGCAAGCAACTCTTGGGTGATGAGCGAGCGATGGTCTTTCAAATGATCAACGGTCAACTCGTACTCGATTTTGACATTGCGCTGATTGGCGAGTACGGCGACATCGAACTGCAAGACATGAAAGACGCTGGGTTGAATGTTCGTGTTCCGACATCGATGTCGCTCACCGACGGCAAAGGCCACATACTCAATAGTGCTGGAGATCGCGATGGTGATACGTGGTCAAAAGCGGCTGATTGGGTCGATTACCACGGCCCCGTCGACGGCGAACATCTTGGAGTCGCGTTTTTGAACCATCCGTCGAGCTTCCGTCATCCGACCCGCTGGCATGTGCGCGACTACGGGTTATTCACGGCGAATGCATTTGGGCCGAAAAGCTTACACGAAAGTGCTGAATCTGGCACATTCACGATGAAAACTGGCGATAGTGTCTTCCTGCGCCATCGCATTATCTTCCACGAAGGTGATTCCGAGGCAGCCGGAATCGCAAACGCCTACAAGACATATGCGGCCTCGAAACGTTAAAGCATCGATTCAGATTATTCGTACGGCTTGCGTTTCAATCGCTGCTTGGCAATCTGAGGCGATTGAGAGATATCGACTACTACTGAATGACATCTACATGATGCAAAGCAATTCACTTTTCGCTGTTCTCGAAACTTTGTGCTGTGCGACACTCTTCGAAGCCACTTCCGCTT
Proteins encoded in this window:
- a CDS encoding nucleoside hydrolase-like domain-containing protein — its product is MHSIVNACGEVQQNVLLHEPDYPTTGSVLAVVRQGKPKCGVNAVGDGQDSP
- a CDS encoding DUF6807 domain-containing protein — encoded protein: MTARIFVVLMSFAILIGMNRSAFADGFSISCEESQVAIKYDGKLVTKYHYRDAEARKPYFWPVIGPTGKSMTRAFPMENVEGEQHDHPHHRGVWFGHQGVGGTDVWLEAASKNLKGEKQQEFLASLGTITHTAFTEISANQDHAVIRSTNDYLDSAGKQLLGDERAMVFQMINGQLVLDFDIALIGEYGDIELQDMKDAGLNVRVPTSMSLTDGKGHILNSAGDRDGDTWSKAADWVDYHGPVDGEHLGVAFLNHPSSFRHPTRWHVRDYGLFTANAFGPKSLHESAESGTFTMKTGDSVFLRHRIIFHEGDSEAAGIANAYKTYAASKR